A genomic window from Agreia sp. COWG includes:
- a CDS encoding cold-shock protein, with translation MANGTVKWFNAEKGYGFITVDEGGQDVFVHYSAIEMGGYKVLEEGQQVVFEVGTGAKGPQAESVRPA, from the coding sequence ATGGCGAACGGAACCGTGAAGTGGTTCAACGCTGAAAAGGGCTACGGCTTCATCACCGTCGACGAGGGAGGCCAGGACGTCTTCGTCCACTACTCCGCGATCGAGATGGGCGGCTACAAGGTTCTCGAAGAGGGTCAGCAGGTCGTCTTCGAGGTCGGAACGGGAGCAAAGGGGCCGCAGGCCGAGTCCGTGCGCCCCGC